ACATCTGCTTTGGCACAACCGTTTGTTACAGAATAGAGGTTTAACAGCCCCCGTCATCATGGGGAATAATCTGGTGGTAGGCGATAAAGAAGGTTATCTTCACTGGTTTGCACAAGCGGATGGTCGCCCTTTAGCACGCGTTTTAGTTCATGACAGCGCAAGCATTGTAGCAGCACCTCGTGTGGCTTACCCGCTCATTTGTGTTTTAACTCAGCAGGGTGGATTGTCTGTTTGGACAGAATCCGCATTACATATATGATGTACTCACAAACAATGGGATTTTCGGCAAGGCGCTGCGAAAATGAAGCAACTGGAGTGTATACATGATACATGAGGATTGCGAATTGAGCGGGAACGCCGACGAAAATTCAAGTGCGAAGAGTATGACTACTTCGTTACCCAGTATTGTTATAGTAGGCCGCCCCAATGTAGGGAAGTCTAGTTTATTTAATTGTTTAACTAAGACTCGTCAGGCTTTAGTAGCGGATCTTCCTGGTTTAACACGAGATCGCTTATTTGGTCAGGGTGTTGTGGGGTCGCAACCTTATATTGTTGTTGATACCGGCGGATTAAGCTCTGGGAAAAAAGAAGGTATTGATGCCTTAATGGAGCAGCAGACTCAACGCGCCATCAGTGAGGCTGATTATGTACTCTTTGTTGTTGATGGGCGCGCTGGTTTAACTTCATTAGATGAATTATTAGCACAAAAGTTACGACGGCTTAATAAAAATATTACCTTAGTTATTAATAAAGGCGAAAGTTTAAATTCTGGTTTATTACAGAGTGAGTTTGCTTTATTAGGTCTCGGTGCAGCATTTATTATTTCTGCTGCCCATGCGCAAGGTATTGAAGCGTTGATGGAAAAAGTGTTAGCGCATTTTCCTCCTGCTACAAAGTTAGCGGATCAAGATCAAAATGAGCAAGAATCACCAGAGACAACAAGAGTTAAAGTAGCCATTATTGGGAAGCCTAATGTAGGCAAGTCAACGTTACTCAATCGTATTTTGGGTGAAGAACGTGTTGTTGTATTTGATCTGCCAGGAACAACACGCGATAGTACAGCCCATGAATTTAGCTATAGAAATAAATTATATACCTTGATTGATACCGCCGGTATTCGTAGAAAATCGAAAACGGGCGAAGGTGTTGAAAAGTTCTCTGTTATAAAAAGTCTACAAGCTATTGAATCATGTCATGTGGTGTTGATGATAATCGACGCAAGAGAGGGAATCAGTGAACAAGATTTACATCTATTAGGGTTTATTCTTGAAACAGGCAAGGCGTTGATTATTGCAGTTAACAAGTGGGATGGTTTATCTTCGGAAGAACGTGCACAAGTTAAAAAAGAATTAGATCGGCGTTTACAGTTTGTTAGTTTTGCAAAGCTTATTTTTATTTCTGCCCTGCATGGGACAGGCGTTGGTAATTTATTTACTTTAATTCAGCAGGCATATCGTTCGGCCACACACCCATTAACAACATCACGGTTAACTCGTTTATTGGAGGAAGCGGTGAGTACGCACCAACCCCCTTTAAGTCGAGGTCGAGCTGTTAAATTACGTTATGCACATCCAGGCGGCTATAATCCACCTTTTATTCTTATCCATGGACAGCATACGCGCTCTTTGCCTGAATCTTATCGGCGCTATCTTGAAAACTTTTATCGTAAGGCTTTGCGCATAGTCGGGAGTCCGATAAAAATCGAATTTAGAGACAAATAATTTTAGCCTCATCGTCTTTAACTTATTGAAAAATAGCGAGTATCTCTGACGCTTTGGTTCGTTTCGCCCCGTTACTACTGATATTTCGCTGCACAGATAAAGCTATGAATTTAGCGCCTTGATAAATATTTCGAATAAATTCAGTATCATGATTAGAAACAATCACCACAATTCCTCGAGAAGCTAAATTTTTTGCTGTGTTGGCTAAACTGATTTGTTGTGTTTGGCTGAAACCATCGGCGGTATAGTGGGTAAAATTAGCGGTTTTAGATAGGCTTACATAAGGGGGGTCGCAGTAAACAACATCACCCTGCTGAGCTAAAACTAATGTAGTGCTAAAATCAGCATGAATAATTTTAGCATTTTTAGCATGTTGGTAGAAAAACTGCATTTCTTTCTCAGGGAAATAAGGGTTTTTATATTCACTAAACGGGGTATTAAATTGCCCTTGTTGGTTAAATCTAGTCAATCCATTAAAGCAATGTTTATTTAAATAAAGAAATAAGGCTGCTCGAATACGATTATCTTTACTATCATTAAATAAACGGCGCAAACGATAGAATTCTTCTGCATTATTGAAGCAGGGGTTAAAAAATATTCGGCAATAATTGATAAAAGATTGCCCTTCTTGCTGTAAATATAAGTACAGCTGAATGAGGTCATGGTTACTATCCGCTAAAAGATAAGCGGGGTAACATGTGTTAAGAAAAACCGTTGCAGAACCAATAAATGGTTCAATTAAGCGAGCTGCTGTAGGCAAACATCCCTTTATGTGTTCAATTATACGATATTTATTTCCAGCCCATTTCAGAAAAGATTTCATAAAGTAATATTTTAGAAATTTTAGCTGCTAGTATAGATTGAATTGATTTGAGGAGTTAAAGAATTTTTACTAAGTGTCAGTGATCTATCGGTAAAATTTTTGAAAACTTAATATATACTTAAGCCTAAGTTTAAAATCGGCAGGGTTTTATCCCATAGGGTGTTGAGATGGAAGTTAGGTTTTTTTTTCACTGAGGTGCTATTTATGTTTGAAGACCCTTTCTTTATAAAGCGCTGGTCTTATGTGCTTAGTAACCATCCTTCTAAACGGGTTGAACAACCTCCAGGCGCGATAAAACGGGTATTGGGTAGTTATTTTGGTCCGGTTGACCAATTCGTTGCTACACCTTTAGCTAATGCCAATGTACTAGAAAATATTTTTGGTTATAATCTTTTTACGGCTATCAATAACAGCCGCTATGCAGCAGTATGGCATGGTGCTTTGGCGGGAGTCGGGCTTCTAGCACTATTAATAGGTCATATTGCATTAGTTTACCGTACTTTGCGCAACGATGAGAAGAAAAGCCATTTCTTTTATCTTAGACGATTACTTCAAATTGATCCGGTTGATCCTAATCTCGAAATTAAAAAGATGATGGGAGAAGATGGAATTGATTATAAGATATTAATCGCCGCGGCATATTTTTATTCTCCGGATATCTCTTGGTTAGTATGTTGGAAGCGTCGTTTTTTTTGTTGGGGAAAGCGACGCAAAGAATACGATCTTTTAATGAATTATTTAACAAAGGAAGGACTGGAACGTAGAAAAACAAAAAAAGAAATACTGAATAGT
This is a stretch of genomic DNA from Candidatus Rickettsiella viridis. It encodes these proteins:
- the der gene encoding ribosome biogenesis GTPase Der, whose product is MTTSLPSIVIVGRPNVGKSSLFNCLTKTRQALVADLPGLTRDRLFGQGVVGSQPYIVVDTGGLSSGKKEGIDALMEQQTQRAISEADYVLFVVDGRAGLTSLDELLAQKLRRLNKNITLVINKGESLNSGLLQSEFALLGLGAAFIISAAHAQGIEALMEKVLAHFPPATKLADQDQNEQESPETTRVKVAIIGKPNVGKSTLLNRILGEERVVVFDLPGTTRDSTAHEFSYRNKLYTLIDTAGIRRKSKTGEGVEKFSVIKSLQAIESCHVVLMIIDAREGISEQDLHLLGFILETGKALIIAVNKWDGLSSEERAQVKKELDRRLQFVSFAKLIFISALHGTGVGNLFTLIQQAYRSATHPLTTSRLTRLLEEAVSTHQPPLSRGRAVKLRYAHPGGYNPPFILIHGQHTRSLPESYRRYLENFYRKALRIVGSPIKIEFRDK
- a CDS encoding Dam family site-specific DNA-(adenine-N6)-methyltransferase — encoded protein: MKSFLKWAGNKYRIIEHIKGCLPTAARLIEPFIGSATVFLNTCYPAYLLADSNHDLIQLYLYLQQEGQSFINYCRIFFNPCFNNAEEFYRLRRLFNDSKDNRIRAALFLYLNKHCFNGLTRFNQQGQFNTPFSEYKNPYFPEKEMQFFYQHAKNAKIIHADFSTTLVLAQQGDVVYCDPPYVSLSKTANFTHYTADGFSQTQQISLANTAKNLASRGIVVIVSNHDTEFIRNIYQGAKFIALSVQRNISSNGAKRTKASEILAIFQ